A window of Mucilaginibacter robiniae genomic DNA:
GACCGGCCCGGCCGGTAGCCGTCATCAGACGTCCCCCACCGCCCTCCCCCGACACGTGTGGGTAGCGGAAGACTGGACCCGGCGCGGCGGCCGGTATGTCTGGCACGGAGGGTACTGGGCCGCACCACCTCGTCCAGGCGCCTTCTTTGTACCAGGGCACTGGCAGAATACCCGCCGAGGTTCGGTGTGGATACCCGGCCACTGGCGTTGATTAATGTTTGATATCAAAGCAATCCGCCTGATGAGTGGATCAGGAGGATTGCTTCTTGTATTGACACATACTATGCCTATCTCAATAATAGCTTTACCTGATCCGGTCAGGCTATTGCGCTCGACGGCGTTCCTCCTCACTGGCTGCGCTTCTGCTGCGTAAAGCCGCTATACGCTTGCCGAAACGATAAGAGAAACTCACGACTGCCGTGCGGCTTTCCACATGGTGAAAAAGCCGCTGTGCTGATCCGGGTAATTGATCAAAGCTTAATTCTTTTGTACAGTAAAAGGGAGCTGCAACGGTAGATGCCGCTGCACTATTGATGCCCATCATCAGTTTCATCAGCCGTAAAGACCCGAAATGGCGGAGTACAATGAATTGCATCGAAGAAAACTGGTGGCTGATTTTTTGGTCTATCATTATCGCAATCAGCAGGATCCGGATGGCCTGCACGGGAACGAGGGCACGTTTTCCAGGTGCACGTTCTGGTATATGCAATGCCTGCGCCTGTCAGGTCAGACCGAAAATGTCCGGCTGTATTTTGAGAAATGCTGGGCTATGCCAATCACCTGGGTTGGTTTGCCGAACAACTGGGG
This region includes:
- a CDS encoding YXWGXW repeat-containing protein; translation: MWVAEDWTRRGGRYVWHGGYWAAPPRPGAFFVPGHWQNTRRGSVWIPGHWR